In one window of Phalacrocorax aristotelis chromosome W, bGulAri2.1, whole genome shotgun sequence DNA:
- the LOC142049706 gene encoding la-related protein 6-like, translating to MSSGSSGVASGLASQPSCSTPQLEQRSSFPARHLLPPQSRSLALIREEDFLNSFNGSFSDESDVCGADLLDCSSSAPDPQLVRRIVSQVEFYFSDENLSKDAFLLKRVQNNKMGFVSIKLLTSFKEMKYLTRDWRLTLYALQFSELLEVNKEGTKVRRRVPLSESLRSFSPSKLLLAWELLPIQNNFMGTIVSMFSPFGAIVSIRILQPGRKLPSDVRKYTSLFPELLRKRCALVEYDRLGSARRAFEHLGCQSHQCGESIRVVWLCWKVSKKEPQNRREVAKKLGHQWDWKAQAAATTFPDGIGGSLLYRSPESGNAPVSPSLLLNTEPSAPTCPCSTFQPRDFSNTFTRSLLTRKVFPPLGMGLGTGGCHGFRSNTEWPHGCGWGSGVDTWAPRGSRPALHATPPPRNSLAGNRVPEPLGLRGGVLRLPNGPDGTKGFSSSMGRGKLTLQH from the exons ATGTCATCAGGCAGTTCCGGGGTGGCCTCAGGGCTcgcttcccagcccagctgcagcacccctcaGCTGGAACAAAGGAGTTCCTTCCCAGCGCGGCATCTCCTTCCACCGCAGAGCCGCTCGCTCGCCCTGATCAGAGAGGAGGACTTCTTAAATAGCTTCAATGG gagcttCTCTGATGAAAGCGATGTCTGTGGGGCTGATCTGTTGGACTGCAGCTCCTCCGCCCCCGACCCGCAGCTGGTCCGGAGAATTGTGTCCCAGGTGGAGTTCTACTTTTCTGATGAGAACCTGTCCAAggatgctttccttctgaaacgTGTCCAAAACAACAAGATGGGCTTCGTCAGCATCAAACTGCTGACGTCCTTCAAGGAG ATGAAATACCTGACGCGTGACTGGCGGCTCACACTCTACGCCCTGCAGTTCTCGGAGCTGCTGGAAGTGAACAAGGAGGGCACCAAAGTGAGGCGGCGGGTCCCCCTTTCCGAGTCCCTGCGGAGCTTCTCCcccagcaaactgctgctggcctgggagctgctgccgaTCCAGAATAACTTCATGGGGACCATCGTGAGTATGTTCAGCCCCTTTGGTGCCATTGTATCCATCCGCATCCTGCAGCCGGGCCGCAAGCTGCCCTCGGATGTGCGGAAATACACGTCGCTCTTCCCCGAGCTGCTGAGAAAGCGCTGTGCCCTGGTGGAGTACGATAGGCTGGGGAGCGCCCGCAGGGCCTTTGAGCACCTCGGCTGCCAAAGCCACCAGTGCGGTGAGAGCATCAGggtggtctggctctgctggaaggtCTCCAAGAAGGAACCTCAGAACAGGAGGGAGGTGGCGAAGAAGCTGGGCCACCAGTGGGATTGGAAGGCGCAGGCGGCGGCCACGACCTTCCCCGATGGCATTGGGGGCTCCCTGCTCTACCGCTCTCCGGAGTCAGGCAATGCTCCAGTGTCACCGTCCCTGCTCCTGAACACGGAACCCtcagcacccacctgcccatGCAGCACCTTCCAGCCCAGGGACTTTAGCAACACCTTTACAAGATCGCTCCTCACCAGGAAAGTCTTCCCCCCACTCGGGATGGGCTTGGGCACCGGTGGCTGCCACGGCTTCCGCTCCAACACGGAGTGGCCCCACGGCtgcggctgggggagcggggtggaTACGTGGGCACCCAGGGGCAGCAGGCCTGCTCTGCATGCCACACCTCCTCCCAGAAATTCCCTGGCAGGAAATCGGGTGCCTGAGCCCCTTGGCCTGCGGGGTGGGGTGCTTCGCCTGCCCAATGGCCCTGATGGCACCaagggcttcagcagcagcatggggagaggaaagctcACCCTCCAGCACTGA